A genomic region of Oncorhynchus mykiss isolate Arlee chromosome 2, USDA_OmykA_1.1, whole genome shotgun sequence contains the following coding sequences:
- the LOC110512361 gene encoding E3 ubiquitin/ISG15 ligase TRIM25 isoform X1 → MTNTSPRRITTVELDPPPPPARDPYTPAKNPAETTITTHLRLVTPTKEKPVEAEREPLPEISNRSGPIGTSTSPTRAANNLSPGRTNLSPSLARQTSRETFLPCHYCPSQGSLPAVKTCLVCGASMCSDHLRPHLESPVFQSHTLVPPVEDTSPWRCPEHQEMNRIYCRQCSVCVCTVCTVIGSHRDHACVSIREAERELRGNLKQEMKKMQGAEQSLISRVTEMTEKKQRFQVSSTT, encoded by the exons ATGACCAACACATCGCCAAGAAGAATCACCACCGTTGAGCTGGACCCACCTCCACCCCCTGCAAGAGATCCGTACACACCCGCCAAGAATCCTGCTGAAACGACCATAACAACCCATTTACGTTTAGTCACCCCTACGAAGGAGAAGCCTGTTGAAGCTGAGCGGGAGCCTCTTCCAGAGATCTCCAACAGATCTGGTCCAATCGGCACCTCCACCTCTCCTACCCGTGCTGCCAACAACCTGTCCCCTGGACGTACCAACCTGTCCCCCAGCCTGGCTCGTCAAACCTCTAGGGAGACCTTCCTACCCTGCCACTATTGCCCCAGCCAGGGCTCTCTCCCTGCGGTgaagacctgcctggtgtgtggaGCCTCCATGTGCTCCGACCACCTCCGGCCTCACCTGGAGTCCCCTGTCTTCCAGAGCCACACCCTGGTACCCCCTGTGGAGGACACCTCACCCTGGAG GTGCCCGGAACACCAGGAGATGAACCGAATCTACTGccgtcagtgtagtgtgtgtgtctgtaccgtGTGTACCGTGATCGGGTCGCACCGGGACCACGCTTGCGTCAGCATCAGAGAGGCCGAGAGGGAGCTGAGG GGGAACCTGAAACAGGAGATGAAGAAGATGCAGGGAGCGGAACAGTCTTTAATCAGCAGAGTGACTGAGATGACAGAGAAGAAACAGAGATTCCAG GTGTCGTCAACAACGTAA
- the LOC110512361 gene encoding E3 ubiquitin/ISG15 ligase TRIM25 isoform X2 — protein MTNTSPRRITTVELDPPPPPARDPYTPAKNPAETTITTHLRLVTPTKEKPVEAEREPLPEISNRSGPIGTSTSPTRAANNLSPGRTNLSPSLARQTSRETFLPCHYCPSQGSLPAVKTCLVCGASMCSDHLRPHLESPVFQSHTLVPPVEDTSPWRCPEHQEMNRIYCRQCSVCVCTVCTVIGSHRDHACVSIREAERELRGNLKQEMKKMQGAEQSLISRVTEMTEKKQRFQWR, from the exons ATGACCAACACATCGCCAAGAAGAATCACCACCGTTGAGCTGGACCCACCTCCACCCCCTGCAAGAGATCCGTACACACCCGCCAAGAATCCTGCTGAAACGACCATAACAACCCATTTACGTTTAGTCACCCCTACGAAGGAGAAGCCTGTTGAAGCTGAGCGGGAGCCTCTTCCAGAGATCTCCAACAGATCTGGTCCAATCGGCACCTCCACCTCTCCTACCCGTGCTGCCAACAACCTGTCCCCTGGACGTACCAACCTGTCCCCCAGCCTGGCTCGTCAAACCTCTAGGGAGACCTTCCTACCCTGCCACTATTGCCCCAGCCAGGGCTCTCTCCCTGCGGTgaagacctgcctggtgtgtggaGCCTCCATGTGCTCCGACCACCTCCGGCCTCACCTGGAGTCCCCTGTCTTCCAGAGCCACACCCTGGTACCCCCTGTGGAGGACACCTCACCCTGGAG GTGCCCGGAACACCAGGAGATGAACCGAATCTACTGccgtcagtgtagtgtgtgtgtctgtaccgtGTGTACCGTGATCGGGTCGCACCGGGACCACGCTTGCGTCAGCATCAGAGAGGCCGAGAGGGAGCTGAGG GGGAACCTGAAACAGGAGATGAAGAAGATGCAGGGAGCGGAACAGTCTTTAATCAGCAGAGTGACTGAGATGACAGAGAAGAAACAGAGATTCCAG TGGAGGTAG